In the Brachionichthys hirsutus isolate HB-005 chromosome 13, CSIRO-AGI_Bhir_v1, whole genome shotgun sequence genome, TAGCTGGATGCAGGGGCTGATCGATCACTCCGGGAAGTTCAATGCATCATGGAGGACTGCTTTTTGGGAGAACTGAACATTTGTGCAGAAAGTAGAATGATCGGTTGAGACTAGATTAATGATTAGTGACATTCACAACTTCCTGGAGTACTGGTTGGTAAGTTTAGCAATAGCCACCAGAAACAGCGAAACTTGTCCCAAGTGTAAAATGTGATTCGCAGAAATACATCTGTTGATCAGTTTTATTTAACCAGAGGTGAGCTCACCGTTTTATTATGTTGCAAAACTTGGTGAATGGTTCAAGTTGTCCAAACTTCATGTTTGACCCTAACGTGAGCTTGAGACCTTTTCCCACGTCTTTTTCAAATATGGAAGGATTGATGACAGAATTGCTTGGAAGGTAAATGCATTCTGTATCACAGTTTGTGAGGTCAAAAACCAATTGCCTTCACTTCCGGGATATTTAATCATTTAGTTGCTTAAATAATTGTGTCATTTCTGAATTTCTTTTCAAAATGGCAAAATATTCAATATGCAATAAAGCAAGAATGGAAAAAGCAACACAATGTAACAGAGAAACCACAACAATGAATTATTGGGATTTTGACCCCAGAACAGATTTTATTACAGAAGTTATGACGGGAGCTTTCCTTCAGCCAGGAATAAACAGATATCTTAAGAGCCGTGCATTTCACACCTAGGCCTTAAGTGATGTCCTTTAGTGTTTAGTCcaacttgaataaatacccatCATACTACCATCCACAGCTGGAGAAAtaatatacagaaacacacttatgcagtactgggtgttgcatcacctcaatcgtgtacaacacgggctattttccggagcatttaaaaatcaatgaacctgcatcagcaattaaaacttatcacttaTCACTGGTACTATCAaacttacaaataaaagggaatttaaaatgattaatcCACCAAGAACAGGAAAACTATGACAATATTGCACACTAAATTGAGAAATTTCAGTTTAAATGGCCCATATGCGACAATGAAAGTTACGTATGCAACTACGGTTCTATGAATCCCAGATTTCAGCGCCGCCTCTGGGTGTCAGGAGGGATGAAATAGAACAAGCGTCTTTGTGTACTTCTACTAcgatcacacagctgcaccagTATGCCCCAATATTTATACACATTGCAGGAGATCAAGAcaaattcattttacatttttacgatatttgtcattttatttcattatcagTGATTTGatgtgaatgaaataaaattacaaaaaacatgaaacatttaataaataaaatgcttgcactcaccaaaacggctgtccagCGAAACACTTATTTCAACACAAAATCCATGCTCCCTTCTTTCCTCAACAAGACTTCAGTGACTTGCTTGTACAATTTATCTGTGCGTTTCAGGTCCCATAACAAATACTTTTCTATCAACATGGAGGCCAATGCAGAAAGTCTGTCCAGTCATGTTTCTGGCATTTTGATTCACTTTAAGGTGGAAAATGACCGCTCAGCAGAAGCAGTGGACACAGGAAGTGCTATCTTGGGGGTTGGCTGGCCTCgtctcacgagagctagcttctcttgAAAGGTCCGTCTTCAAAATGGTCTTGCGAGTATATCTGCCACCAAATCTAGTTTTCCCCCTCCTTTATGGGTTAAAAAAGCAAGTATTTTCTGCTAACGACCCCCAGGTGTGGCTCTGGTGTGACTGTCAATCTGCATAATGCTGCCCAGCTCTCACAAgtgagtatccaatcacaggacgtGCACATGTCACGTTCAACGTGAAGCCAGCAAGCAGGCCTTGCTGTCGCCAACTcctgatctgattggctatcgcaactatCTATCAACTCTGTGTGCCCGTCCACTCGCAGTGCACAGACGCTCGCATTGTTGATTCTGAAGGACAGATTTCATAcaacctggcaacacaagctggctgaattctgattggataaaaactctaaCCTAAAAATACAagtgttgtatttttatatacatacaagatataatatgacatgaatatcaataattatatatatatatatatatatataaatgactaacttttatcataaatatgatcatgaaTTTTGGTTATGTTAGGCCAGCGGAGAAGGCCTTGCTGGCCCTGACGGCCCACCACTGCTAAAGAGATATTCCTTTTGAAAAATTACACCACCATCACCAGATCAGCATATTAGGCCACAATGTTTATTCAGTAGTGTTGTTTCAACTTATAGGTACAATACTGTCAGCTTTTGTAAGACTAAAAAAAAGTTACCATTACAGTCATCCATGCTCACAGAATGCAAGTTAAGTCGTTTACACACCTGCCACATGCTCGCCTCGAGCAAGTACATTTCCAAATGGTAGGCACTTTGAAGGTTTtaaacatttgtgaatatacatttatatatatttatatatcttttCATATACTAATAAGCAATTGGACTCAAAGGTCAGGTCTCTAgtagaaagaaaaaatagaGTGCTGAAAAAGAGAGTAAGGAAACATGATGTGGCCAtgatttgtgggggggggggggttagactaGGTGTTGGGAGAAGGAATACTTAAGGTACTGAACTATACAGAAAACCCCTTAAGTCCAATGACGAGAACAGACAACAGGGAGAAGGGATGGAGATGATGGGGATGAACGACTTCATGATGGGGGTGGACAATGTGACTGGACTGCATCTACTTTACATTACTGTACAGCTTAAAAAGGCAACTTCACACCTTTGCCGGACAAAACGTCCACATCTCCTTTGGGCGAGTTGGTGTAATACTGAACAAGCAGCTCAGTATGCTTGACCGTTGCCGTCGTGCaacttgtgttttcatttcctttcagtGGCTGCATCGCTCCAGCCATTTAGTGGCCCTTTATTCAGTTTTAACACAATTAGGGATgcaaaacgccccccccccccccctcccccgtttGCAGGTTTTCAACCTGGTAAACAACCTCATCTCTTAATAGGAGCTCTTTTGAAATGCTGAGTAAGACtgaccacaaaaaaaaaacctgtcctCAACACCAGTCTCGAAAAGGACTATTCAGACCATACTCTCTTGAGTGTTAGGAAACCGTCTTAAAGAAACAAGGTTTAtatagcaggggggggggggttccaggcAGTTCCAGGCCTTCACTGAGCATCAACACGCAATGGGGACAATGAAACCAGGCAACTGGCATGTTTGGGGACTGTTCTCCAATAAGATTAAAAAGTTGGGTCAGAGAGGGAGGTTAGGGTAAACatgagagaggtgggggggggggggggtggaggcatGAATGGAGGCTTGCAGAGTTTGGGCGATGCTATGGGCCAAAATCACCACAAGCAACGGAGAAGAAATTTCACCccaaaatattttacatacaAGCAAAGCTGCAGAAGAACAGCAGTGTGAAGTCAAAGCAGGGATTGCGCAACGTGAACCAAATTGCATTTAAATAGAAAAGTTCAGAAAGACGTACCAGAAGccaagtttgtgtttttttttttctcaagccCTGACAAACTTTGTCTTTCAAAGACGTGGTATGAAAATAAAACGCtgttgaaaagtaaaaaaaaaaaaaaaaaaacaaggctaCAATTAGAAGAGACCAAACAAACAAGACGCCCACATCTGATGACGAAACGGATGTGAGAGCAAATGATAAACATTGTAACCTGAAGGGAGAACATTTACATTGACCGTTAACAGCGTTAAAATGAAGAACGGAGGGTTTCATCAAAACTAcaaaggcatttttttttttaaacatcggTGAAAAGATAAATTAATGTAATACACCTTAGAGATCAAACATCAGACATGCTaggacaaaatgaataaaaaaaaattaaaagtagGATCGATACAGAATAATTATAATCAATTATttccacttttacttttttctctTTACAAATCATATGCTGCTACAGTTACGAGTAGTCAGCAACTAAAAGCAAAACTCCTTTGACAGAAGCACGACACGATTTGTTTTCTCACCTTTACagatcctcttttttttttttttacttcttttcaaataatacacaaaatgtttaaatacacTGAGATTTGCCaaagaaatgagaaatgcatggttgtcatttttttttttttttttaaagaaagaaaaggtctTAATAATTACAATACTCTATGCAAAAGCTTTCCTTTATGCTATTTTTCTGAATGGGCTTCAGCTTGTTTCATGTTGTGTTTGAACAGGTGTGCTGCCGTCACGGACCGTTGCGGACAGTCACTTTCGGTTTGTCATACGGATGATGGGAGAGTCGCCTTTCTATGCATAAAATTCCTTGGTTGGGGCCTTCTGATAGGCTGCTCCGGAGGGTTTCCTCTCTCCCAGGTCATAGCTGCCCTCGTCCTTCTTCCTCATGCGGTagaccaggaggaggatgaggaaaatGGCGAAGAGGAAGCCGATCACGCCCCCTGCGATGACGGCTGTGGAAGGAACAGAGCAGAGTACATTTCTCATCAACTGTCTCTGTTAAAGTTAGTATAATAGATAAAGGTTATATTAAAGACGAAACGCAGGATGTGTCGTACTCAAACATGTAATCATCGAAGCACCTTTTTTGGCTTGGAAGAAACATTTTCAAGCGACTTCGGGCACTTCATCACTAACCTGAGTTCAATCTTTTTTCCTCAtgagcaacacacacaaatcattttGAACAGTCACCTGCTCCATTATCCAGACAATAAAAGCTAATTGGCCAGAAAGTTTGCAATGGCTTGCTGTCAAATTCTGTGCCATCTGTCCTCCGCATTCTTTACCTTTGATTGCTGCACATTTCATCATAAAGGACACTTTAATGGTGAGACCCTAAGCCCAGTTTCTGAACTGTCCCGCAAACATCAGACACCAATCCTCCTTAAAATAAGAACACTCAAAATAAGTAGATGAAACTGTAAAGGATACATCATATTCCAACAGGTATACTGCGGGCAAACATCGagggatctcagaattaaatctGCCTCGTCTGTAtcaagatgcccccccccccccccaactccagCTTTGACCCCGGCTCTCCACACTAATGCAAACTCACCTCATGGGCTTATTTCACTCTCGGTTCCAAATATGCCTATATGAGGTTCTTTATAGCCTCCTAATCTGTTTAAGGTCTCTCCCGGTGCTACAATGTTCCCCTCTGCTCCACTTTAGGCCTCCACATGTTGACTGGCCTCACGGCCCGAtgggataaaataaaataaaaaaatcatggCACACACTCAGTTGCGGAGCTCCCAGGCACAATGGAGAGCGAATAAATGAAAATTAGATTATGgccaattattttttattgaagtCATATGGGAGATGAAAAGTAATGGTTATAATCTAGAGGAAGGGTAAAGAAGAGGAGGGCGAAAAAGGCAGAAGCGTGTGTGGAAATGACCCACGTACGGGATTTTATTATTTAAGGCTTTATTCAAAGACTTTTTTCTAGCGATATTGTTGTCTATCACAATCAAAGAACAATATGGAGAAGATGAAATGACACtatgtttgagagagagagatgagactCGTCATCTAGCAGCGGCTGTCCTGATTTTGCCCCTTTGAAGTCGATCCCTGCCTTTTGCCAACAGCAGATGGATATCGCTACAAAGTAATAGCGAGCTGCCAATCTCGGCTTCTCTCAGACATGCAGAGAAGGAAAGCGCAGCGATTTGGAGTACAATATTTTCCTTTCCACCCTCTCTTATGTTTTCAGAGTGAGCAACTATCACACTTCAAACGCCTACGATGATGTGAACTCTACGAGGTCCCACAGTGGAAGGCAGATGGAGTTTATTAAAAGCAATTACTTCGAGAAGTGGAGCGGGTGGGAGGCATTATGGAGAATATTTCAGCGATTTCCAGCACGCAGCCGTTTTAGCTGAAATATGACAACGTGTTGGGATTCGGGGTAATAATTAGGAAAAAAACATCAGatggcaaataaataaacacaattactTTGGTAGAGCATCAAAACTGAATCTTAAATTTGATgcaattaaatatgaaattaaCATTTGGATTAAATATGTGCTCTTGCTGAGAGCTAGACTAAAGTGAATCTGCATTCTAAATGTGAAACAAGTGAAGACATGAATGCAAAACAAAGCCGGGCATCCgaaggtcaaaaggtcaaatccACCTATCAGTACCTCCGAAGCACCTGAATGAACAAATTAGCCCACTTTATAATAAACCAGTTGTGGCTCGCTCATCATGTTTGTGTATGGATGACATTTTAAGGCTGTTCAGAGGATTGTTTTGGGGCCATCAAAGTTTCTGTGAAAACAACGTGAAAATATCCAAAGCTTAAAATCGGACTTAATTTTAAatactataataatataatgaatgACTATAATGAGCCTCCAAAAGCGTTGATCGAGGAGGTTTGAGCTTGTGGTCTTTACGACCTTGTGATGACAGAACCCCATTCGTACGAACCATAGACAATCTCCatgtctttcttcctctgtctgtctgtttcctcTTTCTAACGCACCTGCCACAATATCCCGTTCCTTCAAATGCTACTTCTAGAGCATCGTCCGTGGGTTTATGATGATATGATCACGTACCTGCCAACACCTCTGTCCTCTGGAAGAGGTTTTCAGTGCGGACCTCAACAGCCTCCTGGGGCGAGCCGGGGGCGCTAGTTGTGCTCGTCATCTGGTTCCtctgcatgtcctctgtaacTGGCACGGGTGCCTGCAGAAGAGGGAAGAAGCAAAGAGGAGACGaggcgagagagggagagaaatctGGACGTTATCAAAAGATTAACGCTTCATTTAAAGCTTTTTGCACATTCTGTTCTCAAATACTCCTCCTCTGTGAGAAAagggacattttatttaatgtggaTGTTCTGGTACAATTCCTGAATTATTTGTTAGATTAAAACACAGACACGAATATCGATCTGTCACAAAACATGGTATAGCTATTAGCcagttagcctagcttagcataaagactaaAGCTCGGTCCAAATTTAATATAGCCTAAATGTAAATACTCTACAAAAACATCTGCGTTTTAGTCAGACAGTAACTCCCCTGAATCCTGTCATCGTGGTGaggttgccaggcaaccagaGGAGACTAAACTGACTGTACCCCTCTGTCAAAAAGGAAGAAGCAACCCCGATGTGTCAAATTAGCAAGGTGTGGAGCTGCTGGTTGGTAGATACATCATTACTACATTTGGGCAGAGATTGgcatgctgcttcctgtttccatatgctatgctatgctaagctaaggctggcaccactcacacacacattcgccCTACAGACAAGGGAGATATGTCAGTATTCTCGTCTCCGCACAGCAGATGTGTGTTGAACTTTATTTCCATAAATGCTGAACTCTCGAAAGTGAGGATTTCACTGACCCACTTAGCAAGAAGGTCTCGCCATAGGAAGAGAACGGGAACCGAAATAGAACCTGGATCCTATATAAAGGAAGGCCAGAGAATTTTAAAAATGGAACAAATCCAAAGTGCTCAAAACGATTAGTGCAGAACgcacaaaaagaagcaaaaacagtGACAAAATATTCACTGGGAGTCtaggaaaaaaagcaaagtatCTGAAAATGATATGGGGCCCATGCAAGTCATGTTTTACCAATAACGATAGAGGACTGAAATGGAACATAGCCAAAGGCTTTGGAAGAGAGAGGAGTGAGAGAAGCAGGAGGGGGAAAATAATGGATCAGGGCCAGGTCGGCCTGGCTTTACGGGGTTGAGACCCTGACGACTAATCCCAAACAGATGTAGTATCCAGGACGGTGCAGTAAGAGTACAACTCAGCAGTGAGATCAAGGATGGACCCAGAATATGTGATTATGTTCAAGAGAGATGTAATCCCAGATAATTTGCAACTGAGCAAAAACACTGAGACTTGACGTGAGCACTTGATCTTTATCGCGGCCCCTGGTATTAAAGGGGATTTGATGACACGTATACTGGGCCAGCTAAAGACGTCCACCTCTCATTGGTCGAGAGAGTTCAAATGAGTCACTGTGATTAGGATCAATGACTTCATTTATAACATCATGACAGGGCGCAGAGGCTTCCAGGGATATCTGCTGATTGGCCGTTACCTTTGGACGGGGTCACGCCACTGGTTTTGAAACGGTCTCCATTTGATGCAGCTTCATATTTAACAGACAAGCCCGACGACAATGGTGTCAATGTTTTCCCAATGTTCCCAAAACAGTCAGAAATTTTGACTTTTGCCATTTCTGATACTATTCACACATCAGTCAGCCAGCCATCACACAAGATGCTTGAACCTTGTATCTAAAAAGTATTTGTCCTGGATTGTGCTAAGAAAATTACAATCATCCGAAACAATGTCATCACATATTATAAAGCTGAAATATCCGTATTGATCTCGGCCTCCACAATCGTTCTGACCTCTGTTCTGAGTGGTCTCCTGGGCGCGCTGTCTCGGCCATTTTCTCTGACGGTAGCCGTCTCCACCCTGGGGGTGAAATCTTTGGTGGAGTCCTGGGTGGGTTCTGCTGCATTGGGCTCGATATAAACCATGCTGACAGTCACCGTTTCCTCCATCGCTTCCTCACCCACacctgagagaaagagagacaggtgaAATGATGACATGTTCATTATAAGGATAgcgaacattttatttttcctcttcctgaatgtaaaaatgcaataaaatgatAGGATTATATGTACAAATATGTAAAACATTGGCATGCATATCATCAGTATTTCATCCACACAGTCACAGGATAGGTTGTCTAACTTTATTGCATTTAATTGTAATGTATAGTTCAGTTTGAATCTCCAATAGGACGCATAACACCAGAGCACTATTGATCACAGCGCTTCCTGCTTTTGGCCAGCAGCTCCTTCTCTCACTGCAATTATACAACGCTCTTAATAAGAAGAAGTGAATTTGGCAAAAGAATGAGCACCATAAAAGGGCTTAAAATAAGATGAAAAGAAGagccaattaaaaaaattaaagaggTTAAATCCATACATTTGCCCAAAGCAATCTGTGTGACGAAGCTATTTCAAATGAACTTGAAACAGACGAAGGAAAAATGGAGAATTGAAAAATTGAAGGTTGAATTTATGCCGGCATCTACATAATGCACAAATCTGTAAGTATGTGTGGAAGAAAAGTGTCTTACCTGAGCCAGAGCCGGAGTTaaagtcatcatcatcttcagggTAATAACCTCCTGAGCCTGCGTCATCCAGGTACAAGTCATCAGCCTGAGAGGAAGTCTTGGCTGCTTCTATCTGCAAAACAACAAGATAACAGGGTGTCGAGGGTTAATGT is a window encoding:
- the sdc2 gene encoding syndecan-2, translating into MRNVWIILTLGLIVFLSGETIEAAKTSSQADDLYLDDAGSGGYYPEDDDDFNSGSGSGVGEEAMEETVTVSMVYIEPNAAEPTQDSTKDFTPRVETATVRENGRDSAPRRPLRTEAPVPVTEDMQRNQMTSTTSAPGSPQEAVEVRTENLFQRTEVLAAVIAGGVIGFLFAIFLILLLVYRMRKKDEGSYDLGERKPSGAAYQKAPTKEFYA